One genomic window of Grus americana isolate bGruAme1 unplaced genomic scaffold, bGruAme1.mat scaffold_569, whole genome shotgun sequence includes the following:
- the LOC129200852 gene encoding stearoyl-CoA desaturase-like, whose translation MPAHLLQEEEFSSASSTTVGTVTSRVTRNGDAVTEKDFLNHEELAGDRGMIDDIFDETYREKEGPKPPMRYVWRNIILMSLLHLGAVFGLMLIPSAKIQTLAWGKHLPPFVSWHLQAPYGSRWYFCFPPGPHTRGGERRK comes from the coding sequence GAGTTCTCCTCCGCTTCCAGCACCACCGTCGGCACCGTCACCTCCCGGGTGACCAGGAATGGAGATGCCGTCACGGAGAAGGACTTCCTCAATCAcgaggagctggcaggagacCGGGGCATGATAGACGATATCTTTGATGAGACCTACCGGGAGAAAGAGGGCCCCAAGCCCCCCATGCGATACGTCTGGAGGAATATCATCCTCATGAGCCTGCTGCATCTAGGGGCCGTATTCGGGTTGATGCTGATACCTTCTGCAAAGATCCAGACGCTGGCATGGGGTAAGCACCTTCCTCCATTTGTTTCTTGGCATCTGCAAGCCCCTTATGGGTCGAggtggtatttttgttttcctccaggCCCACACACTcggggaggagaaagaaggaagtaG